One Bacillota bacterium DNA window includes the following coding sequences:
- a CDS encoding MFS transporter: MAHRLLSLRRAPRRWLGALLAYPAPVEVRRSAAWSLLEGALGSVSAGVLGGFLGVYVVRLGGDALLVGLSAALPALLGSLVQPWAVRLTARQGARRLMLRAALVARAGLLLLTLFPLLPVPGVLRAWALVAGYALANAAATVALVAWTVVVARIFPGHLRGRLFADRNLFVSLTTLLGTLLAGLLLDLLGTRAGSAAALFLGGATALASWFALRRLGPPDAPEAEAEEAPAEGGMRVALAALGRPLPRLVFAGGSLFQLGLMLPAAAYPIFYVRMLHLPGAWISAISVGSSLAAIATSRLWGVWHDRRGVLWTYAASTALFLAVPAVFSWARSPWLLLLANSVTGVGAAGYALASFNAVLAVARPGERAALVALFNLLLYALAALAPMLGTALLPRAGVPGLFLAAAAGRAGGALLFVWARRRWGEPGPATPSA, encoded by the coding sequence GTGGCGCATCGGCTGCTCTCCCTCCGGCGCGCGCCCCGCCGCTGGCTGGGCGCCCTCCTCGCCTACCCCGCGCCGGTGGAGGTGCGCCGGAGCGCCGCCTGGAGCCTCCTGGAGGGTGCGCTGGGCAGCGTCAGCGCGGGCGTGCTGGGAGGCTTCCTGGGCGTCTACGTGGTCCGCCTGGGCGGCGACGCCCTCCTGGTCGGCCTCTCCGCGGCGCTGCCGGCCCTCCTGGGCAGCCTGGTGCAGCCCTGGGCCGTCCGCCTCACCGCCCGCCAGGGGGCCCGGCGCCTCATGCTGCGGGCCGCCCTGGTGGCGCGCGCCGGCCTCCTTCTCCTCACCCTCTTCCCGCTTCTGCCCGTGCCCGGCGTCCTGCGCGCCTGGGCGCTCGTCGCGGGCTACGCCCTGGCCAACGCCGCGGCGACGGTGGCGCTCGTCGCCTGGACCGTGGTGGTGGCCCGCATCTTCCCCGGCCACCTGCGCGGTCGCCTCTTCGCCGACCGGAACCTCTTCGTCTCCCTGACCACGCTCCTGGGGACGCTCCTGGCCGGCCTCTTGCTCGACCTTCTGGGGACGCGCGCGGGGAGCGCCGCGGCGCTCTTCCTGGGGGGCGCCACGGCGCTCGCCTCCTGGTTCGCGCTGCGCCGGCTCGGCCCGCCGGACGCTCCCGAGGCGGAGGCGGAAGAGGCGCCGGCCGAGGGCGGGATGCGCGTCGCCCTGGCCGCGCTCGGGCGCCCGCTGCCGCGCCTGGTCTTCGCGGGCGGGTCGCTCTTCCAGCTGGGCCTGATGCTGCCCGCCGCCGCCTACCCCATCTTCTACGTGCGCATGCTCCACCTGCCGGGCGCCTGGATCAGCGCCATCAGCGTCGGCAGCTCGCTGGCCGCCATCGCCACCTCGCGCCTCTGGGGCGTCTGGCACGACCGGCGGGGGGTGCTCTGGACCTACGCCGCCAGCACCGCGCTCTTTCTGGCCGTGCCGGCCGTCTTCTCCTGGGCGCGCAGCCCCTGGCTCCTCCTCCTGGCCAACAGCGTCACCGGCGTGGGCGCCGCCGGCTACGCCCTGGCCAGCTTCAACGCCGTGCTGGCGGTGGCCCGGCCCGGGGAGCGGGCGGCGCTGGTGGCGCTCTTCAACCTGCTTCTCTACGCGCTGGCGGCGCTGGCGCCCATGCTGGGCACCGCCCTCCTGCCGCGCGCCGGCGTGCCGGGGCTCTTTCTGGCGGCTGCAGCCGGTCGTGCCGGCGGGGCCCTGCTCTTCGTCTGGGCGCGCCGGCGCTGGGGCGAGCCCGGCCCTGCCACCCCTAGCGCCTGA
- a CDS encoding Nramp family divalent metal transporter, whose translation MEARRPGAGAEGGGLRLRVAALLPYLGPAFVASIAYVDPGNFATNIAAGSLFGYDLLWVILAANLVAILVQSLAARLGIASGRTLPEWSRLLFPRGLNRFLWAVAELGAMATDLAELTGAALGLHLLLHMALLPAAAVAAALTLLLLALERRGYRLLEQVIIAFLGVIAAAYVWEAVRARPDPAAVLGHLLLPRLARGELPYAAGIFGATVMPHVVYLHSALVLPRRRAGVDPEFLGRREQLDVLVAMNVAFVVNASLLVMAAAAFGARGLAVLDLAEAHRTLEPLFGRAAAAVFALGLLASGLASSVVGTLAGQTILEGFVEIRLPLPVRRLLTLLPAALLLGAGVDPLRMLLWSQVVLSFALPFALGPLLFFNASRRVMGRRVAPLWLTLLAGAVTLLVVAMDGALLLESLPPLFRR comes from the coding sequence CTGGAGGCGCGCCGCCCCGGGGCCGGCGCGGAGGGCGGCGGGCTCCGCCTCCGCGTGGCCGCTCTGCTGCCCTACCTGGGGCCCGCCTTCGTGGCCAGCATCGCCTACGTCGACCCCGGCAACTTCGCCACCAACATCGCCGCAGGCTCGCTCTTCGGCTACGACCTGCTCTGGGTGATCCTGGCGGCCAACCTGGTGGCCATCCTGGTCCAGAGCCTGGCCGCCCGCCTGGGCATCGCCAGCGGCCGGACGCTGCCGGAGTGGAGCCGCCTGCTCTTCCCGCGCGGGCTCAACCGCTTCCTCTGGGCGGTGGCGGAGCTGGGCGCCATGGCCACCGACCTGGCCGAGCTGACCGGGGCGGCGCTGGGCCTCCACCTGCTCCTCCACATGGCCCTGCTGCCGGCGGCGGCGGTGGCGGCGGCGCTGACGCTCCTGCTGCTGGCCCTGGAGCGGCGCGGCTACCGCCTCCTGGAGCAGGTGATCATCGCCTTCCTGGGCGTCATCGCGGCCGCCTACGTCTGGGAGGCGGTCCGCGCCCGGCCCGATCCCGCGGCCGTCCTCGGCCACCTGCTTCTGCCGCGCCTGGCACGCGGCGAGCTCCCCTACGCCGCCGGCATCTTCGGGGCCACCGTCATGCCGCACGTGGTCTACCTCCACTCGGCGCTGGTGCTGCCCAGGCGGCGGGCGGGCGTCGATCCGGAGTTCCTGGGCCGGCGCGAGCAGCTGGACGTGCTGGTGGCCATGAACGTGGCCTTCGTGGTCAACGCCAGCCTGCTGGTGATGGCGGCCGCCGCCTTCGGCGCCCGCGGCCTGGCGGTCCTGGACCTGGCCGAGGCCCATCGCACGCTGGAGCCGCTCTTTGGCCGCGCGGCCGCCGCCGTCTTCGCCCTCGGGCTGCTGGCCTCGGGGCTGGCCTCCAGCGTGGTGGGCACGCTGGCCGGGCAGACCATCCTTGAGGGCTTCGTCGAGATCCGTCTTCCGCTCCCGGTCCGGCGGCTGCTGACGCTCCTCCCCGCCGCCCTCCTCCTGGGCGCCGGGGTGGACCCGCTCCGGATGCTCCTCTGGAGCCAGGTGGTGCTCAGCTTCGCGCTGCCCTTCGCCCTGGGTCCGCTTCTCTTCTTCAACGCCAGCCGGCGCGTCATGGGTCGTCGCGTGGCGCCGCTCTGGCTCACCCTGCTGGCCGGGGCGGTGACGTTGCTGGTGGTGGCCATGGACGGCGCCCTCCTCCTGGAGAGCCTCCCGCCCCTCTTCAGGCGCTAG
- the ptsP gene encoding phosphoenolpyruvate--protein phosphotransferase: protein MAGRRLRGVAGSPGVALGPAFVFAPAARAERPATASASPEAERARWREARARLEAAYDALLERAGGAEKAGETAEEGLAILEAQRMMAADPGLEAAVEEALAAGRPAEAAVREAVDRYAALFAGLEDAYLRQRAEDVREIGEALLRALAGEEPIPLAELPPGSILCAAELGAGALAALDRQALAGLALGSGGPTSHVAILARSMGVPAVLGLGDFLGELRPGQRLAVDGGSGELWIEPEGETLARLEAAARRERAEREALAALAGEPAVTPDGLSVELAANIGGPGDVGPALEAGAEGVGLFRTEFLVTGRETLPGEEEQAEVYRRVLEAMSGRPVIFRTFDVGGDKPLPALALAPEANPFLGYRAIRIGLEHAELLRTQLRAILRAAAAVAPEAGGEAESPARVMLPMVATLEEVRRARHLFEEVRRELTEEGRLPAGLRVPLGIMVEVPSAALIARQLAREVDFFSIGSNDLVQYTLAADRTNERVAGLYQPLHPAVLRLIGLCGEAAAEAGILCGLCGEMGGDPRATALLVGLGVRELSMAPASLARVKREVRRTPLAEARRLAAQALECATQAEVEELVERFLEGLEAGAAGAGAEGR from the coding sequence ATGGCGGGGCGGCGTCTGCGCGGTGTGGCCGGCTCGCCGGGCGTAGCGCTGGGGCCGGCCTTCGTCTTTGCGCCGGCGGCGCGGGCGGAGAGGCCGGCGACAGCCTCCGCCTCGCCCGAGGCGGAGAGGGCGCGCTGGCGGGAGGCGCGGGCGCGCCTGGAGGCCGCCTACGACGCGCTCCTGGAGCGGGCGGGCGGGGCGGAGAAGGCGGGCGAGACGGCCGAGGAGGGGCTGGCCATCCTGGAGGCGCAGCGCATGATGGCGGCCGACCCCGGCCTGGAGGCGGCGGTGGAGGAGGCGCTGGCGGCGGGCAGGCCGGCCGAGGCGGCGGTGCGCGAGGCGGTCGACCGCTATGCGGCGCTCTTCGCCGGGTTGGAGGACGCCTACCTGCGCCAGCGCGCGGAGGACGTGCGCGAGATCGGCGAGGCGCTCTTGCGCGCGCTGGCCGGGGAGGAGCCCATCCCCCTGGCGGAGCTGCCGCCGGGCTCCATCCTCTGCGCGGCCGAGCTGGGCGCGGGGGCGCTGGCCGCCCTGGACCGCCAGGCGCTGGCGGGGCTGGCGCTGGGGAGCGGCGGGCCCACCTCGCACGTGGCCATCCTGGCACGCTCCATGGGCGTGCCGGCGGTGCTGGGCCTGGGCGACTTCCTGGGCGAGCTGCGCCCGGGCCAGCGCCTGGCGGTGGACGGCGGCTCGGGCGAGCTCTGGATCGAGCCGGAGGGCGAGACGCTGGCCCGCCTGGAGGCGGCGGCGCGGCGCGAGCGGGCCGAGCGCGAGGCGCTGGCCGCCCTGGCGGGCGAGCCGGCGGTGACGCCCGACGGGCTGAGCGTGGAGCTGGCCGCCAACATCGGCGGGCCGGGCGACGTCGGCCCCGCGCTGGAGGCGGGCGCCGAGGGCGTGGGCCTCTTCCGCACCGAGTTCCTGGTGACGGGCCGCGAGACGCTGCCCGGGGAGGAGGAGCAGGCGGAGGTCTACCGCCGCGTCCTGGAGGCCATGAGCGGCCGCCCGGTCATCTTCCGCACCTTCGACGTGGGCGGGGACAAGCCGCTGCCGGCCCTGGCGCTGGCGCCGGAGGCCAATCCCTTCCTGGGCTACCGCGCCATCCGCATCGGCCTGGAGCATGCGGAGCTGCTGCGCACCCAGCTCCGCGCCATCCTGCGGGCGGCGGCCGCGGTGGCGCCGGAAGCGGGCGGGGAGGCGGAGTCGCCGGCACGCGTCATGCTGCCCATGGTGGCCACGCTGGAGGAAGTGCGCCGCGCCCGCCACCTCTTCGAGGAGGTGCGGCGGGAGCTGACGGAGGAGGGTCGCCTCCCGGCGGGGCTGCGCGTCCCGCTCGGCATCATGGTGGAGGTCCCCTCGGCGGCGCTCATCGCGCGCCAGCTGGCGCGCGAGGTCGACTTCTTCAGCATCGGCTCCAATGACCTGGTCCAGTACACGCTGGCCGCCGACCGGACCAACGAGCGGGTGGCCGGCCTCTACCAGCCCTTGCATCCGGCGGTGCTGCGGCTGATCGGCCTCTGCGGCGAGGCGGCGGCGGAGGCCGGCATCCTCTGCGGCCTCTGCGGCGAGATGGGCGGCGACCCGCGGGCCACGGCGCTCCTCGTGGGGCTGGGCGTGCGCGAGCTGAGCATGGCGCCCGCCTCGCTGGCGCGGGTGAAGCGCGAGGTGCGGCGGACACCGCTGGCGGAGGCGCGGAGGCTGGCCGCGCAGGCGCTGGAGTGCGCCACCCAGGCGGAGGTGGAGGAGCTGGTGGAACGCTTCCTGGAGGGGCTGGAGGCGGGCGCCGCCGGAGCCGGGGCGGAAGGGCGATGA
- the nagB gene encoding glucosamine-6-phosphate deaminase: MRLEILPDEEAMSRRAAEIIACAIREKPQLVLGLATGGTPLGTYRELVRLYREGRVDFARVTTFNLDEYVGLPPGDPRSYHAYMQEHLFRHVNLRPEATHLPDGWAEDLEAECRRYEALIEAAGGIDLQLLGIGRDGHIGFNEPGARWEQGTRVVRLKPETRQDNARYFGGVVEAVPERAISMGVRTIMHARRLLLLAAGRHKAEIVRRAVEGPVSRHVPASILQLHPDALVLLDESAASQLTRARALAARREEAGG; this comes from the coding sequence ATGAGGCTGGAGATCCTGCCCGACGAGGAGGCGATGAGCCGTCGGGCGGCCGAGATCATCGCCTGCGCCATCCGCGAGAAGCCGCAGCTGGTCCTGGGCCTGGCCACCGGCGGCACGCCGCTGGGCACCTACCGCGAGCTGGTCCGCCTCTATCGGGAGGGACGGGTCGACTTCGCCCGCGTCACCACCTTCAACCTGGACGAGTACGTCGGCCTCCCGCCGGGCGACCCGCGTTCCTACCACGCCTACATGCAGGAACACCTCTTCCGCCACGTCAACCTGCGGCCCGAGGCCACCCACCTGCCCGACGGCTGGGCGGAGGATCTGGAGGCCGAATGCCGGCGCTACGAAGCGTTGATCGAGGCGGCGGGCGGCATCGACCTGCAGCTTCTGGGCATCGGCCGCGACGGCCACATCGGCTTCAACGAGCCGGGGGCGCGCTGGGAGCAGGGAACGCGCGTGGTCCGCCTCAAGCCGGAGACGCGCCAGGACAACGCGCGCTACTTCGGCGGGGTGGTGGAGGCGGTGCCGGAGCGCGCCATCAGCATGGGCGTCCGCACCATCATGCACGCCCGGCGGCTCCTCCTGCTGGCGGCGGGGCGGCACAAGGCCGAGATCGTCCGGCGTGCCGTGGAGGGCCCGGTCTCGCGCCACGTCCCCGCCTCCATCCTCCAGCTCCACCCCGACGCCCTGGTCCTCCTGGACGAGAGCGCTGCGTCGCAGCTGACGCGGGCGCGCGCCCTGGCCGCGCGCCGGGAAGAGGCGGGCGGCTGA
- a CDS encoding zinc-binding dehydrogenase: MSGTWGTWREPGAGGAAAEEGAGRGWIAPVPLPERMLAAVAPEPGGPEVLRLEEIPLPAAEPGHVLIRVRTVTVNRGLDLEARQFGRVWGVAFPHVGGVDAAGEVVAVAPGVAGWEPGERVAVLPWLTCGRCPACRRGNPPACERFAIWGVHTDGADAEYASVPASLLIRLPDGVDFAEASAAMVSYSVAWHLVVTLGRVRPTETVLVLAAGSGIGVAAMQIARLHGARVLAAAGARWKLERAMELGAEAGIPYRELPFDEEARRLTGGHGVDLVVENLGAETWERSVRSLATGGRLVTAGVTTGAEVQLNVRYAYRNHLTFYCAEASLREEAEAVLDLIARGQLRPVVHRRYPLARIAEAQQELLGREVFGKLIIEV; this comes from the coding sequence ATGAGCGGAACGTGGGGAACCTGGCGCGAGCCGGGAGCGGGCGGGGCGGCCGCGGAGGAGGGGGCCGGCCGCGGCTGGATCGCCCCGGTCCCGCTGCCCGAGCGCATGCTGGCGGCGGTGGCGCCGGAGCCGGGCGGGCCCGAGGTGCTGAGGCTGGAGGAGATCCCCCTGCCCGCGGCGGAGCCGGGTCATGTCCTGATCCGGGTGCGGACGGTGACCGTCAACCGCGGTCTCGACCTGGAAGCGCGGCAGTTCGGTCGGGTCTGGGGCGTCGCCTTCCCCCATGTGGGCGGTGTCGACGCGGCGGGCGAGGTGGTGGCGGTGGCGCCGGGTGTGGCCGGCTGGGAGCCGGGCGAGCGCGTGGCCGTCCTCCCCTGGCTCACCTGCGGCCGCTGCCCGGCCTGCCGGCGGGGCAATCCGCCGGCCTGCGAGCGGTTCGCCATCTGGGGCGTCCACACGGACGGCGCCGACGCCGAGTACGCCAGCGTACCGGCATCGCTTCTGATCCGTCTGCCCGACGGGGTCGACTTCGCGGAGGCCAGCGCCGCCATGGTCTCCTACAGCGTCGCCTGGCACCTGGTGGTCACCCTCGGCCGCGTCCGGCCGACGGAGACGGTGCTGGTCCTGGCCGCGGGAAGCGGCATCGGCGTGGCGGCCATGCAGATCGCCCGGTTGCATGGCGCGCGCGTCCTGGCCGCCGCCGGGGCGCGCTGGAAGCTGGAGCGGGCGATGGAGCTGGGCGCCGAGGCGGGAATCCCCTACCGCGAGCTCCCCTTCGACGAGGAAGCGCGGCGCCTGACCGGGGGGCACGGTGTCGACCTGGTGGTGGAGAACCTGGGCGCGGAGACCTGGGAGCGCTCGGTGCGCAGCCTGGCCACCGGCGGCCGGCTGGTGACGGCGGGGGTGACCACCGGCGCGGAAGTCCAGCTGAACGTCCGCTACGCCTACCGGAACCACCTGACCTTCTACTGCGCCGAGGCCTCCCTGCGAGAGGAGGCGGAGGCGGTGCTCGACCTGATCGCCCGCGGCCAGCTCCGGCCCGTCGTCCACCGCCGCTACCCGCTCGCCCGCATCGCCGAGGCGCAGCAGGAGCTCCTCGGCCGGGAGGTTTTCGGCAAGCTGATCATCGAGGTATAG
- a CDS encoding CPBP family intramembrane metalloprotease: MQERLRTAAERTPTGLLLAQELFWLLLGWAGGMLSGHRLSPATWGPPDARAAAGAAAGLLLGRLDLELSRRLPACADTLTPLLFRRFGPAGALAFTAFAALAEETLFRGWLEAWLGPLAATLLFVVAHVQYLRRPPALLAVALYGSLLAALRTWSGGLLAPWLAHWGIDAVQALAVVFDRYPGLPPRGGAGSAIPR, translated from the coding sequence GTGCAGGAACGGCTCCGCACCGCCGCGGAGCGGACGCCCACCGGGCTCCTGCTGGCCCAGGAGCTCTTCTGGCTGCTGCTGGGCTGGGCGGGCGGCATGCTCTCCGGGCACCGGCTGTCGCCGGCGACCTGGGGTCCGCCGGACGCGCGGGCGGCGGCCGGCGCGGCGGCCGGGCTCCTGCTCGGCCGGCTCGACCTGGAGCTGAGCCGCCGCCTCCCCGCCTGCGCCGACACCCTCACGCCGCTGCTCTTCCGCCGTTTCGGGCCCGCCGGCGCCCTGGCCTTCACCGCCTTCGCGGCGCTGGCCGAGGAGACGCTCTTCCGCGGCTGGCTCGAGGCCTGGCTCGGGCCGCTTGCCGCCACGCTCCTCTTCGTCGTCGCCCACGTCCAGTACCTGCGCCGTCCGCCCGCCCTGCTGGCGGTCGCCCTCTACGGGAGCCTGCTGGCCGCACTCCGCACCTGGAGCGGCGGCCTGCTCGCCCCCTGGCTGGCCCACTGGGGGATCGACGCGGTGCAGGCGCTGGCCGTGGTCTTCGACCGGTACCCGGGCCTGCCGCCGCGCGGCGGAGCCGGGAGCGCTATACCTCGATGA